Within Montipora foliosa isolate CH-2021 chromosome 3, ASM3666993v2, whole genome shotgun sequence, the genomic segment CCAGACGTACAAGTTAAGTAGCTCAGAATTAACTAATGAAtcgtaatgtgaagtgctacttTTCTACccatcattttttcaaaaattttgttgaatttaGACAATGAAGATATTGGCCGGTAATTATTAGATTCAGTCTCGTCTTCTGCTTTAAAAATAGGAATGATTTTTGACATTTTTAGTTTGGATAGGATGCATAGTGCTAAAACGACATTATTTctgcaattttaagcctttttgtCTCAAACATCAATCGTTTTTTAGCCTTCAGAACTACGAAATTGTTGGTGAGAAAGACATACCTCATCATCAAGGTTTTTGTCAGATGAAACTGTGAACTTTTTGTTGTTGAATGCCTGCAATGAAACGAGGGATGTCGTTACTGTGGTATAAtactgcaacaacaacaacaacaacaacaacagagcaATGATCAATATTCATTCTCATTTTATTCTTGTTTTCACACATTAAAATGTGGCGTGTAACACCCTCTCGTGCAACTGGTCTTGCTCGATCTTGCTACTCTTTGTAGGCCTGCAACCAGAAATCGCATCAATAAGTCGGtaacaacatttcgagaccagtttcaatgGTCCTGATCAGGTTTCCACCTTTCATGCTATAGGGTGCAACACCTGCTAAATCTTTTTTTCTGCAAAGCCTTTGCAAATAAGTTTCAACGTTTCACCACCGCTGTATTGTCAACCTATGATGGAACCTTTACTttctcaggtttttttttttcattgaaacgGACATGCCATCCAAATTCTGAAATTCGCTCTATACAAGGGCtgtgttttcactaggacaATTAACTAGCTGAACATTCTTTTCAGGTGTTTGTTTACAGACCAACATTAGCTAGTTAAACGTGACATctgttttcactgtgaaattttACCCGAAATTTAAGCCGCGTACACATTAGATTCAAATTACAAAAGCGCGGAACTTTCAAAAATGGCGGGAGACGAAGCACTTGTTATGACATCTCTTGTCTTGATTATGGCAATATTTCTGCGAAGGAGAATGACTTTCTTTCGGAGGATGCGGCTAATGGCCTTACAGACGAGGAGGATGCGATGTAATGCTGTAATGTTGTCAATCCAACAGCAAAACAACATCAATCACGGCAAACGCAAGACAATGTGGGTTTATCCAAGACCACAATTTTGGTTCGAACAGCTAGTTGTAAACCATTACCACGATCATATATGGCGGGAGCACTTCAGGGTAAGCAGGGATACATTTGAATACATTTGTGGTCTCGTTGGCCCTCAGCTTATCCAGCAGAACACAATTCTCCGCCAAGCGATCACCGTGGAAAAGCGGGTGGCCGTTGCTCTTTGGAGGTTAGCTACTGGGAATTCGTACAGAACCGTGGGACTAACATTTGGAATTGGCCGATGCACTCCCATGAACGTTAAAGACGAATTTTGCTCTGCTTTGATAAGAAGAGCTAATGATTTCATTAAATTTCCGAAGACCGAGGCAGAAACTGGACAAGCCATGCAGGAATTTTTTAACATTAGCCGATTCCCTCAGGTTGTGGGCGCTCTCGATGGCTCGCATATACCAATAAAGGCGCCAAAAGACGACCCAAACGAGTACGTGAATCGAAAAAGTTTCCATAGCATTGTTTTGCAAGAAGTCGCCGATGCAAATGGCAAGTTTTTGCACGTGAGTACCGGCTACGCTGGAAGTATTCACGATGCTCGCATGCTACGAATGAGCGCATTGCTCACTGCAATAGAAAATGGCGATATTTTGCATTCCCCAAAGCGTCGGATAGGTGGCACCGAAGTAAACCCACTTCTTGTTGCTGACCCAGCTTACAAACTGACGACCTGGTGCATGAAACCTTTCCCTCAGACCAGAGCCTTTTTAATAAATCTCTGAGCAGTGCAAGAGTAGTCATTGACCAGGCATTTGGGCTGTTAAAAGGGAGGCGGAGGTGTCTACTGAATAAGCTTGACGAATCGGTGGAGAAAGTGTGCTCTAAAATCATAGCATGTTGTATTTTGCACAACATATGCATAGATTGTAACGACGCTACTGAAATTGATGTCGCCAATGAACAGGATGGGTTTCTCGGAGTACCCCTCCCAGGCCATGATGTTAATGCAGATGGCGTAAGACTAAGGAATATCATAAAAGACATCTTGTATAATTAAAGTTTAATATAGAATAATTATTTGaacatttcagtttttttattaCTTATGGTTAATGTTTTGAGCGAAATATTATgaacttttttgaaaataaaaagtgcTGAGCTCATTATAAAAATGTGTCTAAAAATTGTAGAAAGTTCAATATTTCACACTGATTAACAAATTTACgaattaaattacaaaataatataATTGAATGGTGAATTTACACAAATGTACTTCAGTTCATTAGTTCGGGCGAAATAGTGTGGTCTCTTTTCCTAAAACATTAGTGCTGAATTCATTATAAAAGTGTCTAAAAATTGTAGGTAGTTCAATATTTCACACCAATAAACAAAATTCTTACGAATTAAATTGCAAAATAGTAATTGAATCACGACTTAATACAAACGTAGTTCTGATTATTTCAGGCAAGGGTTAACAGTAACGatgaaaacattaaaaaatatatgtaggTGATGTACAAAAACGTGTGATTGTCCAGAGTTCTCCTGCTTAATTGTCTCCTTTGAAAATTTTGGCAATTTCCTTAACGCAATCAAACATAAGTTTTTGGCTCTTTAGTTCCCTTTCTGCTTCTTTCTCAGCGAGGCGCTCAAAAAACTCATGGTCTTTACTTTGGCTCTTTTCTAAGAAATCCACAAGATTTGATTCAGACCTCTCAGACGGCAAGgccttccttttctttgttgtgaCAGACGTTTTGcctttgttcgcttttttggaaGGTTTTGAATTTCCCTGCAagttcttttcaaactctttttcGAACTCTACATCGCTACTTTGATCTCCTTGATCACTTGATTGTGGTGGATCTGCAGAGTCGCCGGTTTCCACGCTGCTGCTGCTAGCATCTTCCGAAAAGCCACATTCAAAGACACGCTTTGGTGCGATGTTAGGCTTGCAGCCAAGCACTGCATCGATTTCGTCAAAGTAGTCGAAGGTTTCCCGATTATTTCCACTTCGAGAATTGTGGTCCTTCACTCTCTTGTATTCGTCTTGTAGGGATTTCATTTGCGCTTTACACTGCGTGCCAGTGCGGAAGGTTGAAATACCTTGTTCGTTTAAAACACCATTGAGTTTCTTCGCAATGGAGTCCCAGGCAGCACCGTTCCTTCTTTTGCTTATTGGGAAACTGTCTCTCCACAATTGTAATAGGAAACGTGTCTCCGCATCGGACCAGTTTGGGCACCGATTTCGGCTAGATCCTGGCTGCGACATATCGTCGATCGATTGTTCGATTGTTATGTAAGCCGTTATGTGAGCCATCTTGTTTTCGACGATTGTTGCGTAAACCATTTCCGAAAACACGTGAGTTGCCGTGTGGAAAACGTGACTGTGTTTCCACTGCATTTACTGGTAGTGATGGCGATTGAGAATTTTCGCCTTCAAGCTTTTTAGCTTGCTCGTCGGTGCGTTCAAGCGATCTCCCATGATTGAGGAGCTCTTGTAAGGTGAAGCTTTCTCGTAGGGCTCGTCGGCGAAGACGTTTGTCCCTTGTCTTGTGGATAATTTGGGTTCGGATTTCGTTATCCGTGTTGGTGAAACTGCAATCGGACGCTTTTGTTTTCAATCGACGGTAGAAGTCGTTGAGCGTTTCGTTGATTTCTTGCCTGAGTTCTCGGAACTCGAAGACTGCCAGGTCTTTATTTTGCATGGGGTCAAAGTGCTGGTTGAGAGCAGTGACGGCAGATTCGTAGGTTGTGCCCGTGTCCGGTAAGATGTCGAAAACATCGTTTGTTGCATCGCCTACGTATGTAAGCAATACGCCTCGACGAATAGTCGGGTCAAATTCTCGTAGACTTAGGAGAAGGTTTTCAAATCGACGCACCCATTTCTTCCATCGTTGCCCAACCATGGAAGGATCTCAAGAGGGGTCGAACGGCTGAAATGGCGGTAATCCACTTCGAGGCGTAGCGGCAGTGGCTGCTGCGGTTGAATTTGTCGTAGTTGAAGTGCCTGAAGAAGTGGAAGAAGTTAAAGCAGGCGGTGGGTCCTGTGCACCATCGGACATTTTggtttatcctcgtcgccaatgttgTGTTTGATTGCTATTTATTCCAATAATCTGATAAATGTACTACGCGTACATGTCACACATACACTGTACTAACTGCAACTGATATAAACTCGATCACGTTGCTAAACTAGTTATAACTCTTACGTAATCAATCGTTAAACATTAACTGTGATCAAGATACGAAAAAACTGACACAATCCAAACTAACACCATTATGTTGTAGTTTTTATGCTTTTCCCAGTTTTGATTCCTTTATTGAAGTAAACAGTCAAATAACTGTGAAGCTGAAACACTATcttaaaaaatgacatcaattCTGAAGAAAAggttacaaaaaaataaaacacttttttCATTTCATGCTTTATGCTTTCACAGGTAACTATTGCCACTGCAAATCATGTTTGCTTTAAATGAAAAGGTTTTTCCTGAGTTATCCTGTGAAGATCCTCCTATCCTTCTTTCTGCAATGCTGCAAGGCAGATTGCTCAAAATCTTCCCCTTCAGCAGAGACAACGAAAGAACAAAGTCAACAAACAAAGCCTGAATCAATCCTCAAAGCAACAGCTTCCCCTATTCCCTGCATACAAATAACTCAACAACTCACACAACTATATTCTGGTTAAATACAAAGCTGACTGCTGGCATGCTATTAGAAGTGGTACAACCTAAGGTGCCCTCCCTCCTAATGCCATGATGCCAGTTATGTTCATTGAAATATTGCCTCAAAGGAAAATGTATACAAACTTACATATTCCTCTTTGTTCCTAGTGGAATATAGGTCCTCAACTAGAGCGTGCCACTAAACCCTAATTTGTGCAGTGCCCTTTGCCTCATTCTGCGTGAGATGTTTCTTCTCCAACTCTGCCATTCTCATACGTCGCCAAGTGTGCCAGGGTCTCCCTCTCTTTCGCTTCCCCTGTGGGTCTCCCATCTGGTCTCCTCAAATGTATAAGCTTGCATCGACGTTAGAAACCATCTAGAGGAGGTTGTTAGTCATCTGAAGTCGAAGGATAAGAAGGAGAGCGAGGAAGCCATTTCTATTGAGGACAACAACGGGAGTAGTGTCCCAGCGGTGAATGGCTTGGAGGAAAGTAGTGGCAGCCTAGATGTCAATGAGACAAATGTTCCAGGGAATTTTTCAAATGATGCTGATCTATTAACACTTGACTGTACCGGCGCGGGTCCGTGTGGAAAACAACCCATTTGGTTTGAACAAGTGTGTTTATTTGACGTCTCGCTGAGCTCTTCGCTCACAACTTACACCTTTAATACACCTGTCAAACTGAATGACAGGGCAAAATTTTACGCAAATTTAAGacaggaaaacaagaaaaacaaaacgaaacacttACGCCTTTCCGGGCTTGCAACACGGACTGCATGGGCTAAAACTAAAACCGAACTAATTGCGCAAGCGCAAAAACTAAAAGAAGCCTGAGTTGTCACGCAACGCGACATTGTAACCCTAGCAGCGTGCTAGGGCCGCTACACTTGACCCGGAGTCCATTAGAAATGAATTTCATAAGTTATGGTCAGTGATAAACTTTATTCACAGTAAAGTTGAATCCCCGGGGGAACATGGTCAAACAGCCTTGTTGCAAAAGATTGATGAATATAAATTGAAGTGTTCCGTGTACGAAGAGaaaattcaaggccttgaaGCTGAAAGAGCTAGTCTCCTGGAAGCCCTAAGAATTCTCTCCACGGAGCATGTAACACCATCTACGATTGTACACAATTCTCAGTCTTCAGCAGATCAGTGGCAGACAGTTCCTTCCAGATTTCAAGCGGAACGGAGTTCTAGGGTGTCAAATCAATcgacgaaaaagaaaaagaaaggcaaacaaaaaatgtCGCAGGAACAGCGAGTAGCTCAAAATACACGAGGACACGAGTCTGGTTCTGCTCCTGACGTGGATCAAACGACCGCCAAACGACCTGTTGTCGTCATTGCTGGAGACTCCTTGGTAAAAAACGTGCAAGGCTGGCGTGTTTCCAACAGTAAGCGAGTCAAAACCGTAGTGAAGTCTTTTTCTGGAGCATCTGTCAATGACATGTTTGATTATATTCAGCCAACAATTAGACAGCACCCTGAACATATAATCCTTTATGTGGGAACTAATGATCTTAAGAAGTCAAACCCAAGGAAAGTAGCAGAAAAAATTGTTGATCATGGCAACCTTGTTGAAACGGAGTCTCCAAACACAAAGGTAacaatttcaagtttattgacGAGATCTGATGATCTTTCTCTGGCTTCAAAAGTCAAGGAGGTGAACAAAATACTAAAGACGTTTGCTAATCAGAATGAGTGGGATGTCATTTCACATTCAAACTTAACAACCGAACATTTAAATTCTAGCGgtttacatttgaatttttctgGTACCAAGGTTTTTGCCTCAAATTTTATAGGCTATTTTAGAAATATTTGAATTCCTGATGAATTGCTATTTTCTTCTACAATTGATGGTTCAATGTTGAAGGGAGATTCTCTTGAGGATTCTTTTTCGTTCCTCCCGCGTGAGCGTGGTTTTAAATTAGCTTCCCTTAGcataactagtttacctaaacaCATTGATGAGTTGAGGATTCTGCCTGCCGACAGATCTATCGACATTTTAGCTATTAATGAAACAAGACTAG encodes:
- the LOC137994217 gene encoding uncharacterized protein, giving the protein MAGDEALVMTSLVLIMAIFLRRRMTFFRRMRLMALQTRRMRCNAVMLSIQQQNNINHGKRKTMWVYPRPQFWFEQLVVNHYHDHIWREHFRVSRDTFEYICGLVGPQLIQQNTILRQAITVEKRVAVALWRLATGNSYRTVGLTFGIGRCTPMNVKDEFCSALIRRANDFIKFPKTEAETGQAMQEFFNISRFPQVVGALDGSHIPIKAPKDDPNEYVNRKSFHSIVLQEVADANGKFLHVSTGYAGSIHDARMLRMSALLTAIENGDILHSPKRRIGGTEVNPLLVADPAYKLTTWCMKPFPQTRAFLINL
- the LOC137994218 gene encoding myb/SANT-like DNA-binding domain-containing protein 1 — its product is MVYATIVENKMAHITAYITIEQSIDDMSQPGSSRNRCPNWSDAETRFLLQLWRDSFPISKRRNGAAWDSIAKKLNGVLNEQGISTFRTGTQCKAQMKSLQDEYKRVKDHNSRSGNNRETFDYFDEIDAVLGCKPNIAPKRVFECGFSEDASSSSVETGDSADPPQSSDQGDQSSDVEFEKEFEKNLQGNSKPSKKANKGKTSVTTKKRKALPSERSESNLVDFLEKSQSKDHEFFERLAEKEAERELKSQKLMFDCVKEIAKIFKGDN